From Peromyscus maniculatus bairdii isolate BWxNUB_F1_BW_parent chromosome 8, HU_Pman_BW_mat_3.1, whole genome shotgun sequence, a single genomic window includes:
- the Efcab9 gene encoding EF-hand calcium-binding domain-containing protein 9 encodes MKLKPGSFLWYLYLDKIYCLLSLRNVKALMEYFHLLDAHRRNTLNDVLFFHFLHHVTNMKITQIKMIFDMLDWTAVGEIGFDQFYVLVCIVLSHQNHLENQFMYRHSRPVFDLLDLDGELKIDASHFEMYRFLFNIKKQELRDLFHDFDITGDRLLNYKEFKLYTIFCTDKSTDRKKRRKEREEERAREKGKDKEKYHHLKKTYSTGMSQRSRSIL; translated from the exons ATGAAATTGAAGCCAGGGTCTTTTCTGTGGTACCTTTACCTGGACAAAATCTACTGTTTGTTGTCTTTGAGAAATGTGAAGGCCTTGATGGAGTATTTTCACCTTCTGGACGCACACCGAAGGAACACCTTGAATG ATGTGctgttctttcattttctccaccACGTGACTAACATGAAAATCACACAGATCAAGATGATATTTGACATGCTGGACTGGACGGCTGTAGGAGAGATTGGTTTTGACCAGTTCTATGTGTTGGTTTGCATAGTGCTGTCACATCAG AACCATCTGGAAAATCAGTTTATGTACCGCCATTCCCGGCCGGTTTTTGACCTGCTTGACTTGGATGGGGAGTTGAAAATAGATGCATCCCATTTTGAAATGTACAGATTTCTCTTCAATATTAAAAAGCAGGAACTCCGAGACCTTTTCCATGACTTTGACATCACAGGTGACCGA CTGCTTAATTACAAGGAATTTAAGCTATACACAATCTTCTGCACTGACAAATccacagacaggaagaaaaggaggaaagaaagagaggaagagagagcaagagaaaaggggaaagataAAGAGAAGTATCATCATCTAAAGAAGACATACTCGACTGGGATGAGCCAGAGGAGTCGGAGTATCCTTTGA